The genomic interval CGAAGCTCCACCAGCCGCCGTACCCCATGCGCGCATCGCCGCGCTGGCTGAACAGGTAGCCCACCGCGTCGGAGGCGAAGCGCACGTGGATGCTGTTCACCGAAACCATCGGATCGCCCGCGGCACGCCGGAATGCAGGCCGGTTCATGAACGCCTGCACATGCGTGATGTCGCCGCAGAAGTGGCGCATGATCGCGAACGGATGCGACAGGAACGCCTTGACGTGGAAATAGGGGAAGCCGCGCCCGTTGGGGCTGGTGTCGGGACCCGAGTAGGTGTACTCGCCGCCCTGGAACCCCATCCGCATCAGGCAGTAGAGCTGCTCGCCGATCTTGCCGTCGCGGATCAGGTCCATCGCCCGGTCGGCCGGCTCGCTGAAATAGTGGTTCAGGTTGCAACCCAGGTACCGGCCGCGCTGCGCCGCGGACTCCACCATCTGGCGGGCCTCGTTCAGGTCGTTGGACAGCGGCTTCTCCACCAGCACGTGCTTGCCGGCATCCAACGCCTGCATGACCGGTTCGAAGTGCCAACCGCCATTCTCGTCGCCGCCCGTGCACACATCCACGATGTCGAGTTCGGGATGGGCGGCGAGCATGTCGGACACGCTGCCGTGGACCGCCGCGCCATACTGCTCGCGCGCCGGTTCCGCGCGCTCGGTAACCGCGTCGCACACCGCCACCAGAGTGGCGAGCTGATCGTCGTGATGGCACCCGGCGTGCCGCTTGCCGATTCCGTTGTATCCTAC from Spirochaetaceae bacterium carries:
- a CDS encoding Gfo/Idh/MocA family oxidoreductase — its product is MPLNVGVVGYNGIGKRHAGCHHDDQLATLVAVCDAVTERAEPAREQYGAAVHGSVSDMLAAHPELDIVDVCTGGDENGGWHFEPVMQALDAGKHVLVEKPLSNDLNEARQMVESAAQRGRYLGCNLNHYFSEPADRAMDLIRDGKIGEQLYCLMRMGFQGGEYTYSGPDTSPNGRGFPYFHVKAFLSHPFAIMRHFCGDITHVQAFMNRPAFRRAAGDPMVSVNSIHVRFASDAVGYLFSQRGDARMGYGGWWSFELGGTRGSLAIENCVEKLIHFPAPGAEGAADPAAISLGSAPEPTVLNTGVTDFGATFPRRIHAFLEDVTNGVPASELRASGRDALATLEYTFAAIESFETGGELVRPEPLTTARRAPGAR